One Mangifera indica cultivar Alphonso chromosome 4, CATAS_Mindica_2.1, whole genome shotgun sequence genomic region harbors:
- the LOC123214143 gene encoding pentatricopeptide repeat-containing protein At1g10270-like, protein MPLHGLLLRSLYRHNNRLSSLYPAVLHRHHFHNLTNDPPTPLINPNPNPDPSPISAPLTRTYGFSSAEEAAAERRRRKRRLRIEPPLHAIRPNPTHPPARDPNAPRLPDSTSALVGPRLSLHNRVQSLIRAGDLDAASYLVRQAVFSNTRPTVFTCNAIIAAMYRAKRYNDAVALFAFFFEQSDIVPNVVSYNNLINTHCDEGRVDEGLKVYRKIIETAPFSPSAVTYRHLTKGLIDLGRIGEAVDLLREMLNKGQGADSLVYNNLIGGFLNLGNLEKANELFDELRERCLVYDGVVNATYMEWWFKQGKEKEAMESYKSLLDRKFRMTPATCNTLLEVLLKWGKKVEAQILFEQMLDNHQPPNIQAVNSDTFNIMVNECFKIGNFSEAIDTFKKAGTHPKSKPFSMDVAGYNNIIARFCENGMLEEAEKLFAELCSKTLTPNVPSFKTLIDAYLKVERVDDALQLFSRMVETGLRVVVSFGTRVFSEFIDKGKAAECAPILTKMGEQDPKPDFLIYDVVVRGLCNEGLFHLSRDIVDQMIRHNIGVTPALQEFLRVTFGNVGQGEEIERILTMNRWGFAASHPPPRITGPPRVRGQQPFVPHQMAEQPLGPNQMSRQQPFGVSNRMAGQQHFGSNHMAGQQSFGPNQMAGQQPFVGNQSMGQNPLGPNQISGRQPEGPNQVWGQQPLGSNQMAGQEPFGFHQATSQQQNGMPQMAGQSPSGPQQMAGQQQSWQHQISSQQPSWSQVTHRPPFGSPLEADQSPTGHSQMAGQQQSWQPQISGQRFPFSQVTQQPPFGFPQGEQNTSGPLKWLVNSNPGNHKYQGSSHHGLELQSGHLLDPLKKQNKIHLDPMNGRRTTNR, encoded by the coding sequence ATGCCCCTCCACGGCCTCCTCCTCCGCTCCCTCTACCGCCACAACAACCGTCTCTCGTCGCTTTATCCCGCTGTCCTCCACCGCCATCACTTCCACAACCTCACTAACGACCCCCCTACCCCACTAATTAATCCCAACCCTAACCCTGACCCTAGCCCCATTTCTGCTCCTCTCACCCGCACCTACGGCTTCTCCTCCGCCGAGGAAGCGGCCGCAGAGCGCCGCCGCAGAAAACGCCGACTCCGCATCGAGCCGCCACTCCACGCTATTCGCCCCAACCCGACGCACCCGCCGGCTCGTGATCCCAACGCACCACGTCTCCCGGACTCCACCTCCGCACTTGTCGGCCCCCGCCTCAGCCTCCACAATCGCGTGCAATCTCTCATCCGTGCAGGGGACCTTGATGCGGCTTCATATCTGGTTCGTCAGGCCGTGTTTTCGAACACGCGCCCCACGGTGTTCACATGCAACGCGATCATTGCAGCTATGTATCGTGCCAAACGGTATAACGACGCCGTTGCATTGTTTGCGTTTTTCTTTGAACAGTCTGATATCGTGCCCAATGTtgtatcttataataatttgattaatacaCATTGTGATGAGGGTAGAGTAGATGAGGGTTTGAAAGTTTACAGGAAGATTATTGAAACGGCGCCATTTAGTCCGAGTGCTGTGACTTATAGGCATTTGACAAAAGGGTTGATTGATTTGGGGAGAATTGGGGAGGCGGTGGACTTGTTGAGGGAGATGTTAAATAAAGGGCAAGGCGCAGATTCTTtagtttataataatttgataggGGGCTTTTTGAATCTGGGGAATTTGGAGAAGGCCAATGAGTTGTTTGATGAATTGAGAGAGCGGTGTTTGGTTTATGATGGAGTTGTGAATGCCACTTATATGGAGTGGTGGTTTAAGCAGGGGAAAGAGAAGGAAGCGATGGAGTCATATAAGTCGTTGTTGGATAGGAAATTTAGGATGACTCCTGCTACTTGTAATACCCTTTTGGAGGTTTTGCTCAAGTGGGGAAAGAAAGTGGAAGCACAGATTTTGTTTGAGCAGATGTTGGATAATCATCAGCCTCCTAATATCCAGGCAGTGAATTCAGATACGTTTAATATAATGGTGAATGAGTGTTTTAAGATTGGGAATTTTTCCGAGGCAATTGATACATTTAAGAAGGCAGGGACACATCCAAAATCGAAGCCTTTCAGTATGGATGTTGCAGggtataataatattattgctaGGTTTTGTGAGAATGGAATGTTAGAGGAGGCAGAGAAACTGTTTGCTGAATTGTGCTCAAAGACTTTGACACCAAATGTCCCATCATTTAAGACATTGATTGATGCATACTTGAAGGTTGAGAGAGTTGATGATGCTTTGCAGTTATTTAGTCGGATGGTGGAGACTGGATTGAGGGTGGTTGTGAGTTTTGGGACGAGGGTGTTTAGTGAGTTCATTGACAAAGGTAAGGCTGCAGAGTGTGCCCCAATCTTAACAAAAATGGGAGAGCAAGATCCTAAACCAGACTTCTTGATATATGATGTTGTTGTCCGAGGTCTATGCAATGAGGGCTTATTTCACTTAAGTAGGGATATAGTTGATCAAATGATAAGGCACAATATTGGTGTTACACCTGCACTGCAAGAATTTTTACGTGTGACTTTTGGGAATGTTGGACAAGGTGAGGAGATTGAGAGAATTTTAACTATGAATAGGTGGGGATTTGCTGCTTCTCACCCACCACCTCGAATAACTGGACCACCACGAGTGCGTGGACAGCAACCATTTGTGCCACATCAAATGGCAGAACAACCTTTAGGACCCAATCAAATGTCAAGACAGCAGCCTTTTGGAGTATCCAATAGAATGGCAGGACAACAACACTTTGGATCGAATCATATGGCAGGGCAGCAGTCTTTTGGACCAAATCAAATGGCAGGACAGCAGCCATTTGTTGGCAATCAAAGCATGGGACAAAACCCTTTAGGACCCAATCAGATAAGTGGACGACAGCCTGAAGGACCCAATCAAGTGTGGGGACAGCAGCCTTTGGGATCCAATCAAATGGCAGGGCAAGAACCTTTTGGATTCCATCAAGCAACATCTCAACAACAAAATGGAATGCCTCAAATGGCAGGACAATCTCCATCAGGACCCCAGCAAATGGCAGGTCAGCAGCAATCCTGGCAACATCAAATATCATCGCAGCAGCCATCATGGTCACAGGTGACACATCGGCCACCATTTGGATCCCCTCTAGAAGCAGATCAAAGTCCAACAGGACACTCTCAAATGGCAGGTCAGCAGCAATCCTGGCAACCTCAAATATCGGGGCAGCGATTCCCATTTTCTCAAGTGACACAGCAGCCACCATTTGGATTCCCTCAAGGAGAGCAAAATACATCAGGACCATTGAAATGGCTGGTCAACAGCAATCCTGGCAACCACAAATATCAAGGCAGCAGCCATCATGGTCTCGAGTTACAGAGCGGGCACCTTTTGGATCCCCTCAAGAAGCAGAACAAAATCCATCTGGACCCAATGAATGGCAGGAGAACCACCAACAGGTAG
- the LOC123212908 gene encoding chloride channel protein CLC-c-like isoform X1: protein MEYDSDSFTRDENNNDIEIEGGSLNGDQRKKYDGFGPETPDHGKEFSMMVREPLLLRNRTNTTSQIAIVGANTCPIESLDYEIVENELFKQDWRSRTKVEIFQYIVLKWALALLIGLATGVVGFLNNLAVENIAGVKLLLTNSLMLRNKYFQAFATYASCNMVLAIIAAALCAYIAPAAAGSGIPEVKAYLNGIDAHSILAPSTLFVKIFGSIFGVAAGFVVGKEGPMVHTGSCIANLLGQGGSRKYHLTWKWLRYFKNDRDRRDLITCGAAAGVAAAFRAPVGGVLFALEEVSSWWRSALLWRTFFTTAVVAMVLRGLIEFCRSGKCGLFGKGGLIMFDVFSSTSSYSTADLLAVIFLGVIGGVLGSLYNYFVNKVLRTYSIINEKGRSFKFLLVIIISLLTSCCSYGLPWLSKCIPCPSYLKVEQCPTVGRSGNYKNFQCPPGHYNDLASLFFNTNDDAIRNLFSSGTAQSFHLSTLLVFFAAIYCLGIITYGIAIPSGLFIPVILAGASYGRLVGTFLGSLSDLDSGLFSLLGAASFLGGTMRTTVSLCVILLELTNDLLMLPLVMLVLLISKTVADCFNMGVYDQIVTMKGLPYLEAHAEPYMKNLVASDVVSGPLVSFSGVEKVGNIIHALKMTRHNGFPVIDEPPFSDAPELCGLVLRSHLLVLLKGRKFTKQKIMTGSEIMRSFRARDFAKAGSGKGVKLEDLDIRKDEMDMYVDLHPITNASPYTVVETMSLAKAAILFRELGLRHLLVVPKTRGRPPIVGILTRHDFMSEHVSGLYPHK from the exons atggagtATGATAGTGATAGTTTTACGAGAGATGAGAATAATAATGACATTGAGATTGAAGGAGGAAGCTTGAATGGTGATCAAAGGAAGAAATATGACGGGTTCGGACCAGAAACACCGGATCATGGAAAAGAATTTAGCATGATGGTGAGAGAGCCATTGTTGCTTAGGAACAGGACCAATACTACTTCACAGATTGCCATTGTTGGTGCCAATACATGCCCCATTGAGTCTCTCGACTATGA AATTGTCGAGAATGAGCTTTTTAAGCAAGACTGGAGATCAAGAACAAAGGTTGAGATATTTCAGTATATTGTTCTCAAGTGGGCACTTGCACTCCTCATTGGGCTGGCTACAGGGGTTGTTGGCTTTCTCAATAATCTTGCTGTTGAAAATATAGCTGGGGTCAAACTTCTTCTGACCAACAGTCTCATGCTTAGAAATAA GTATTTTCAGGCATTCGCTACATATGCAAGTTGCAACATGGTTTTGGCTATAATTGCTGCAGCTCTCTGTGCTTATATTGCCCCTGCTGCGGCAGGATCAGGTATTCCTGAGGTGAAGGCATACCTCAATGGCATAGATGCTCATTCTATATTGGCTCCGAGCACCCTCTTTGTAAAG ATTTTTGGTTCCATTTTTGGAGTTGCTGCTGGATTTGTTGTCGGTAAGGAAGGACCTATGGTACATACTGGTTCTTGTATAGCCAATTTACTTGGACAAGGTGGTTCACGAAAGTACCATTTGACCTGGAAATGGCTCAGATACTTCAAAAATGATCGAGATCGCAGGGATTTAATTACATGTGGTGCAGCTGCCGGTGTAGCAGCTGCCTTCCGTGCCCCTGTTGGCGGGGTTCTCTTTGCCCTCGAAGAAGTATCTTCATG GTGGCGGAGTGCTCTTCTTTGGAGGACATTTTTCACAACAGCTGTAGTGGCAATGGTTTTGAGAGGTCTGATAGAATTCTGTCGGAGTGGAAAATGTGGACTCTTTGGGAAAGGTGGTCTGATCATGTTTGATGTCTTTTCTTCAACGAGCAGTTACAGCACTGCTGATTTGCTTGCAGTTATTTTCCTTGGAGTTATTGGAGGAGTTTTGGGAAGCCTTTACAATTACTTTGTGAACAAAGTTCTTCGTACATATAGCATCATCAATGA GAAAGGTCgttcattcaaatttctgcttGTCATCATTATATCACTTTTGACCTCATGTTGTTCCTATGGCCTGCCATGGCTTTCAAAGTGCATTCCTTGCCCTTCTTACCTAAAGGTGGAACAATGCCCTACTGTGGGTCGTTCTGGAAACTACAAGAATTTTCAATGTCCGCCTGGCCATTACAATGACCTtgcttctctctttttcaacacCAATGATGATGCAATCCGCAACCTGTTTAGCTCTGGCACTGCACAGTCATTTCACCTCTCCACCCTTCTAGTTTTCTTTGCTGCTATATACTGCCTTGGCATTATCACTTATGGTATTGCTATTCCCTCTGGGCTCTTCATTCCAGTCATACTTGCCGGTGCCTCTTATGGACGTCTTGTCGGGACATTCCTTGGTTCTCTATCTGATCTTGACAGTGGTCTCTTTTCCCTTCTTGGAGCTGCTTCCTTTCTGGGTGGCACGATGAGAACGACTGTGTCTCTCTGTGTTATACTTCTTGAACTTACTAATGACTTATTGATGCTCCCATTGGTGATGCTTGTTCTTCTTATTTCAAAAACTGTGGCCGATTGTTTCAACATGGGTGTCTATGACCAAATTGTCACGATGAAGGGGTTGCCTTATCTGGAAGCGCATGCTGAACCATACATGAAGAACTTGGTTGCAAGCGATGTCGTTTCTGGTCCCTTAGTTTCATTTTCTGGTGTTGAGAAAGTGGGGAATATCATACATGCATTGAAGATGACAAGGCATAATGGTTTCCCTGTGATTGATGAGCCACCTTTCTCGGATGCTCCAGAGTTGTGTGGACTAGTCTTGAGGTCTCATCTTCTTGTTTTGCTTAAAGGAAGGAAATTTACCAAACAGAAAATCATGACAGGATCAGAAATCATGAGGAGCTTCAGGGCTCGTGATTTTGCAAAAGCTGGATCAGGCAAAGGAGTGAAGCTCGAAGATTTGGATATTCGTAAAGATGAAATGGATATGTATGTTGATCTCCATCCCATTACCAATGCTTCCCCATACACAGTTGTGGAAACAATGTCACTCGCTAAAGCAGCCATTCTCTTCCGGGAGCTTGGCCTCCGGCACTTGCTTGTGGTGCCAAAAACACGTGGG
- the LOC123212908 gene encoding chloride channel protein CLC-c-like isoform X2 has protein sequence MVLAIIAAALCAYIAPAAAGSGIPEVKAYLNGIDAHSILAPSTLFVKIFGSIFGVAAGFVVGKEGPMVHTGSCIANLLGQGGSRKYHLTWKWLRYFKNDRDRRDLITCGAAAGVAAAFRAPVGGVLFALEEVSSWWRSALLWRTFFTTAVVAMVLRGLIEFCRSGKCGLFGKGGLIMFDVFSSTSSYSTADLLAVIFLGVIGGVLGSLYNYFVNKVLRTYSIINEKGRSFKFLLVIIISLLTSCCSYGLPWLSKCIPCPSYLKVEQCPTVGRSGNYKNFQCPPGHYNDLASLFFNTNDDAIRNLFSSGTAQSFHLSTLLVFFAAIYCLGIITYGIAIPSGLFIPVILAGASYGRLVGTFLGSLSDLDSGLFSLLGAASFLGGTMRTTVSLCVILLELTNDLLMLPLVMLVLLISKTVADCFNMGVYDQIVTMKGLPYLEAHAEPYMKNLVASDVVSGPLVSFSGVEKVGNIIHALKMTRHNGFPVIDEPPFSDAPELCGLVLRSHLLVLLKGRKFTKQKIMTGSEIMRSFRARDFAKAGSGKGVKLEDLDIRKDEMDMYVDLHPITNASPYTVVETMSLAKAAILFRELGLRHLLVVPKTRGRPPIVGILTRHDFMSEHVSGLYPHK, from the exons ATGGTTTTGGCTATAATTGCTGCAGCTCTCTGTGCTTATATTGCCCCTGCTGCGGCAGGATCAGGTATTCCTGAGGTGAAGGCATACCTCAATGGCATAGATGCTCATTCTATATTGGCTCCGAGCACCCTCTTTGTAAAG ATTTTTGGTTCCATTTTTGGAGTTGCTGCTGGATTTGTTGTCGGTAAGGAAGGACCTATGGTACATACTGGTTCTTGTATAGCCAATTTACTTGGACAAGGTGGTTCACGAAAGTACCATTTGACCTGGAAATGGCTCAGATACTTCAAAAATGATCGAGATCGCAGGGATTTAATTACATGTGGTGCAGCTGCCGGTGTAGCAGCTGCCTTCCGTGCCCCTGTTGGCGGGGTTCTCTTTGCCCTCGAAGAAGTATCTTCATG GTGGCGGAGTGCTCTTCTTTGGAGGACATTTTTCACAACAGCTGTAGTGGCAATGGTTTTGAGAGGTCTGATAGAATTCTGTCGGAGTGGAAAATGTGGACTCTTTGGGAAAGGTGGTCTGATCATGTTTGATGTCTTTTCTTCAACGAGCAGTTACAGCACTGCTGATTTGCTTGCAGTTATTTTCCTTGGAGTTATTGGAGGAGTTTTGGGAAGCCTTTACAATTACTTTGTGAACAAAGTTCTTCGTACATATAGCATCATCAATGA GAAAGGTCgttcattcaaatttctgcttGTCATCATTATATCACTTTTGACCTCATGTTGTTCCTATGGCCTGCCATGGCTTTCAAAGTGCATTCCTTGCCCTTCTTACCTAAAGGTGGAACAATGCCCTACTGTGGGTCGTTCTGGAAACTACAAGAATTTTCAATGTCCGCCTGGCCATTACAATGACCTtgcttctctctttttcaacacCAATGATGATGCAATCCGCAACCTGTTTAGCTCTGGCACTGCACAGTCATTTCACCTCTCCACCCTTCTAGTTTTCTTTGCTGCTATATACTGCCTTGGCATTATCACTTATGGTATTGCTATTCCCTCTGGGCTCTTCATTCCAGTCATACTTGCCGGTGCCTCTTATGGACGTCTTGTCGGGACATTCCTTGGTTCTCTATCTGATCTTGACAGTGGTCTCTTTTCCCTTCTTGGAGCTGCTTCCTTTCTGGGTGGCACGATGAGAACGACTGTGTCTCTCTGTGTTATACTTCTTGAACTTACTAATGACTTATTGATGCTCCCATTGGTGATGCTTGTTCTTCTTATTTCAAAAACTGTGGCCGATTGTTTCAACATGGGTGTCTATGACCAAATTGTCACGATGAAGGGGTTGCCTTATCTGGAAGCGCATGCTGAACCATACATGAAGAACTTGGTTGCAAGCGATGTCGTTTCTGGTCCCTTAGTTTCATTTTCTGGTGTTGAGAAAGTGGGGAATATCATACATGCATTGAAGATGACAAGGCATAATGGTTTCCCTGTGATTGATGAGCCACCTTTCTCGGATGCTCCAGAGTTGTGTGGACTAGTCTTGAGGTCTCATCTTCTTGTTTTGCTTAAAGGAAGGAAATTTACCAAACAGAAAATCATGACAGGATCAGAAATCATGAGGAGCTTCAGGGCTCGTGATTTTGCAAAAGCTGGATCAGGCAAAGGAGTGAAGCTCGAAGATTTGGATATTCGTAAAGATGAAATGGATATGTATGTTGATCTCCATCCCATTACCAATGCTTCCCCATACACAGTTGTGGAAACAATGTCACTCGCTAAAGCAGCCATTCTCTTCCGGGAGCTTGGCCTCCGGCACTTGCTTGTGGTGCCAAAAACACGTGGG